From the Acetobacter aceti genome, one window contains:
- a CDS encoding NAD(P)/FAD-dependent oxidoreductase — MSGRRQETFDAIVIGAGAAGLMTALTAGQRGRRVLVLDHNDEPGRKILISGGGRCNFTNLHTMPDRFLSQNRHFARSALARYKPADFLALVEKHRIAWHEKTLGQLFCDGSARQILEMLLDECDNGDVTIRLSETVRDVQFSGHFTVETDTHTLTARSLVLATGGLSIPKLGATGFAHRLARQFGVPLVPPAPGLVPLQANIEDLEWMPALSGVSLPVRVQNGRTAFEEAMLFTHKGLSGPAILQISSFWKPGQSIRIDLLPDKDAFETLRDARTGRSRAHAVAILAELMPRRLAEVLGPRLLGGKAAGEWPDKMLRAAAETLKNWQFSPSGTEGYAKAEVTTGGVDTKALSSRTMASTTLPQLYFVGEAVDVTGWLGGYNFQWAWASGHAAGTALSE; from the coding sequence GTGAGCGGCAGACGGCAGGAAACATTCGACGCAATCGTCATCGGAGCCGGAGCAGCCGGACTGATGACCGCCCTCACAGCCGGGCAACGTGGCAGGCGGGTGCTGGTCCTCGACCATAATGACGAGCCGGGTCGAAAGATCCTGATTTCCGGCGGTGGACGGTGCAATTTTACCAACCTGCACACCATGCCGGACCGTTTTCTGTCCCAGAACCGGCATTTTGCCCGCTCCGCGCTCGCCCGCTATAAACCCGCCGATTTTCTGGCGCTGGTCGAAAAGCATCGCATCGCGTGGCACGAAAAGACACTCGGGCAGCTCTTCTGTGATGGGTCTGCCCGGCAGATTCTCGAGATGCTTCTGGATGAGTGCGACAATGGCGATGTGACCATCCGCCTCAGCGAGACGGTCAGGGATGTTCAGTTTTCAGGCCACTTTACGGTGGAAACTGACACGCATACCCTGACGGCCAGATCCCTTGTTCTCGCAACAGGCGGCCTGTCCATCCCCAAACTCGGAGCGACCGGCTTTGCCCATCGGCTGGCCCGTCAGTTTGGCGTTCCACTCGTGCCTCCGGCTCCCGGTCTTGTGCCTCTACAGGCCAATATCGAGGATCTGGAATGGATGCCTGCGCTTTCCGGCGTCTCCTTGCCTGTACGCGTGCAGAACGGCAGAACCGCTTTCGAAGAGGCCATGCTGTTCACGCATAAAGGACTGTCAGGCCCGGCAATTCTTCAGATTTCATCTTTCTGGAAACCCGGACAGTCCATCAGGATCGACCTTCTTCCGGATAAGGATGCTTTCGAGACCCTGAGAGATGCCCGCACAGGTCGATCGCGCGCCCATGCTGTAGCCATCCTTGCCGAACTGATGCCGAGGCGACTCGCTGAAGTGCTTGGTCCTCGCCTGCTGGGCGGGAAAGCCGCCGGCGAGTGGCCCGACAAAATGCTCAGGGCAGCAGCGGAAACCCTCAAGAACTGGCAATTTTCTCCTTCAGGAACCGAGGGCTATGCCAAGGCCGAAGTCACCACGGGGGGCGTGGATACAAAGGCGCTTTCATCGCGCACCATGGCCAGCACAACCCTGCCGCAGCTTTATTTCGTCGGCGAGGCCGTGGATGTCACAGGCTGGCTGGGGGGATATAATTTCCAGTGGGCCTGGGCGAGCGGCCATGCTGCGGGAACCGCCCTGTCGGAGTGA
- a CDS encoding zinc-ribbon domain-containing protein, which produces MLIVCPSCGIKYNVPASYLTKDRTLKCAGCGTSWVVKAMEAPAAEVVVPSAPPAAVAQTLESQPAIPQPREASVVAKAESTEQPVEQAPSVPAVADVPSPAAVSQPVESQPEPQPVVARQDEPSDAAKEESIDVQSDQHSALPASETHEQPLQFKAPVQSEEQGIPHKQGAEPEEAPPVRAAVEDTPAGEVSDESSLTEEHKSLDEAQGEAPTFEIQEAVPPEASAEPQHETFSTLSEMRANEHFSTHITSRQDNSSQADHSSESSYEKPFSFLDLPVEPSSSPSSSFEEAPNESKTVYRSIWDDEPEAPPAQTSGFGTKPEEEPHKWREKDLDEHFSVENRDFAGGAPQAENLVEESDHAERLKSAGTVQSEVAHSENQADVPWMRSEEKETQSVHDESLPAPASQDGAFDDVITRLRAARNNPGAQENHTPPSSPPAQHQADEEISLAEPWVPAWDRVEEDEEPATEHAGESHVSVWHTTDEAEPEDISPSESVAAVEQAGASETSEEETVEVAARHVTPAIDISSRLRSDVLKRVEHADGNRRSFLESPIFWRKAWIASGVGAVILLAACTHWFSALRHLWPALNLL; this is translated from the coding sequence ATGCTGATTGTCTGCCCGTCCTGTGGCATCAAATATAATGTGCCTGCGTCTTACCTGACGAAGGACAGGACACTGAAGTGTGCGGGGTGCGGCACAAGCTGGGTTGTCAAGGCTATGGAGGCTCCCGCTGCTGAAGTCGTGGTTCCTTCGGCACCTCCTGCTGCCGTAGCGCAGACGCTGGAATCGCAGCCGGCGATCCCGCAGCCGCGTGAAGCATCGGTCGTAGCGAAGGCTGAATCGACCGAACAACCCGTGGAGCAGGCTCCTTCCGTCCCCGCGGTTGCAGATGTTCCTTCCCCTGCCGCTGTATCGCAGCCAGTAGAATCCCAACCGGAACCGCAGCCAGTAGTCGCCCGGCAGGATGAGCCTTCAGACGCTGCGAAAGAAGAGTCGATCGACGTTCAGTCAGACCAGCACTCTGCGCTGCCGGCTTCGGAGACTCATGAACAGCCTCTCCAGTTCAAGGCTCCTGTTCAGAGTGAAGAGCAGGGTATTCCACATAAACAGGGCGCGGAGCCTGAAGAAGCCCCACCGGTCAGGGCTGCCGTTGAAGATACTCCGGCAGGAGAAGTCTCTGACGAGTCTTCTCTGACGGAAGAGCACAAATCGCTGGATGAAGCGCAGGGCGAAGCGCCGACGTTCGAAATTCAGGAGGCAGTCCCGCCAGAGGCTTCTGCTGAACCGCAGCATGAGACGTTTTCCACTCTTTCGGAAATGCGCGCCAACGAGCATTTCTCCACACACATTACCTCCCGTCAGGACAACTCTTCACAGGCAGATCATTCGTCGGAAAGCAGTTACGAAAAGCCTTTCAGCTTTCTCGATCTGCCAGTTGAACCTTCCTCTTCTCCGTCTTCCTCGTTTGAGGAAGCTCCCAACGAGAGCAAAACGGTCTATCGCAGCATCTGGGATGATGAGCCTGAAGCGCCTCCGGCGCAGACCTCCGGGTTTGGAACGAAGCCTGAGGAGGAGCCCCATAAATGGCGTGAAAAAGATCTTGACGAACATTTCAGTGTGGAGAACCGGGATTTTGCCGGAGGCGCGCCTCAGGCCGAAAATCTTGTTGAAGAATCCGATCATGCTGAGCGCCTGAAAAGCGCCGGTACGGTGCAGTCGGAAGTTGCGCATTCAGAAAACCAGGCTGACGTTCCCTGGATGCGTTCAGAGGAGAAGGAGACACAATCGGTTCATGATGAGTCTCTGCCTGCACCTGCTTCGCAGGACGGCGCATTCGACGACGTCATCACGCGCCTGCGTGCCGCCCGAAACAATCCTGGTGCTCAGGAAAACCATACGCCACCGAGCAGTCCGCCTGCGCAGCATCAGGCTGACGAGGAGATATCGCTGGCTGAACCCTGGGTGCCAGCCTGGGATCGTGTCGAGGAGGATGAAGAGCCCGCGACCGAGCACGCTGGTGAGTCCCACGTTTCCGTCTGGCACACTACAGATGAAGCAGAGCCCGAGGACATATCGCCTTCCGAGTCTGTTGCGGCAGTAGAGCAGGCAGGGGCTTCGGAAACGTCTGAAGAAGAGACGGTGGAAGTCGCAGCCCGGCATGTCACGCCCGCCATTGACATCTCCAGTCGTCTGAGAAGCGACGTTCTCAAGCGTGTGGAGCACGCCGACGGAAACCGCAGATCTTTTCTGGAGAGTCCGATTTTCTGGCGGAAAGCGTGGATTGCCAGTGGTGTAGGAGCCGTTATTCTTCTGGCCGCATGCACGCACTGGTTCAGTGCGCTACGCCATCTTTGGCCAGCATTGAATCTGCTCTGA